The following proteins are encoded in a genomic region of Salminus brasiliensis chromosome 17, fSalBra1.hap2, whole genome shotgun sequence:
- the zrsr2 gene encoding U2 small nuclear ribonucleoprotein auxiliary factor 35 kDa subunit-related protein 2 isoform X1, producing MLSTECCQGLAGTLSLTAETQSVEPVFETLEQQSGAALLSGKQRRALLKRDRRKRKRQALAKLRSSIDQPEVAQKDQHDDDDDDDDKVDDGDDKEADQDRERLHQEWVERERIAQEEFRLIKEKEDAAQRRREEEEKRIREEWEEQQKKEREEQEQKQQKKRDREEAVQKMLDQAESQLENGGAWKNPDAPVDFGTEKDRANCPFFLKTGACRFGDRCSRKHDHPVSSSTLMVRSMFVTFGMEQSKRDDYDTDASLEYSEEEIYQQFLDFYEDVLPEFRNAGKVVQFKVSCNFEPHLRGNVYVQYDTEDQCKEAFMMFNGRWYAGKQLQCEFSPVTKWKTAICGLFDRQKCPKGKHCNFLHVFRNPTNEFWEADRDLHLSPDRGGGLASWHSERRDRTLSQRSYSPGRFHRRWSERNSRSREGSSQRRRRNNSRERRSRSRSRESQRSSLRRGQASFSERNRRSRSRERRRSRSRGRDGHQRSLTDSRKRSFRRSESGSPEESSRNGSVKRNSKSPKGCDASTDAVTSSYHHKCSKKKKKKKSKKKQKKKKSKSHSGSSSAESGKESEDEDEGALKQQNAQNTEKSGDNSEITEPLAAQQDNTENHSRTLCQVEDENLQKIDVTNTSVATETNTSLNV from the exons ATGTTATCAACGGAGTGTTGTCAGGGTTTGGCTGGAACTTTAAGTCTCACCGCTGAAACCCAGTCAGTAGAGCCTGTATTTGAGACACTGGAGCAGCAGTCTGGAGCTGCACTGCTGAG TGGAAAACAGAGACGAGCCTTGCTGAAGAGAGACCGAAGGAAACGAAAACGTCAAGCTCTTGCTAAACTCAGATCAT CTATTGATCAGCCAGAAGTTGCCCAAAAAGACcaacatgatgatgatgatgatgatgatgataaggttgatgatggagatgacaAGGAAGCTGATCAGGACAG AGAGCGTTTACACCAGGAATGGGTGGAGAGGGAACGAATTGCTCAGGAGGAATTCAGGCTGATAAAAGAGAAGGAGGATGCTGCTCAAAGGAgaagggaggaagaggag AAGAGAATCCGGGAGGAATGGGAGGAACagcagaagaaagagagggaggagcaggagcagaagcagcagaagaagagagacagagag GAAGCTGTACAGAAAATGTTGGACCAAGCAGAAAGCCAG CTGGAAAATGGAGGTGCCTGGAAAAACCCTGATGCCCCAGTGGACTTTGGGACAGAAAAGGACAGGGCAAACTGTCCCTTCTTCCTTAAAACTGGAGCTTGCAGATTTGGAGACAG ATGCTCCCGAAAGCATGATCACCCAGTATCGAGCAGCACTTTGATGGTTCGGAGTATGTTTGTTACTTTTGGGATGGAGCAGAGCAAACGTGACGACTACGACACAGATGCTAGTCTAGAGTACAGCGAGGAGGAAATATACCAGCAATTTCTGGACTTTTATGAAGATGTGCTACCAGAGTTCAGGAATGCAGGGAAAGTTGTTCAGTTCAAG GTGAGCTGCAACTTTGAACCTCACTTGAGAGGCAATGTTTATGTACAGTATGACAC GGAGGATCAGTGCAAAGAGGCCTTTATGATGTTTAATGGGCGGTGGTATGCAGGAAAGCAACTACAGTGCGAGTTCTCTCCCGTAACCAAATGGAAAACCGCAATATGTG GGCTTTTTGACAGACAGAAGTGTCCAAAGGGAAAGCATTGCAACTTCCTTCATGTATTTCGAAACCCGACTAACGAATTTTGGGAGGCAGACCGCGACCTCCATTTGTCCCCTGACCGCGGGGGAGGTTTGGCTAGTTGGCATTCGGAGCGCAGAGACCGTACACTGTCCCAGCGCAGCTACAGCCCTGGGCGATTCCACCGCCGATGGAGTGAGCGAAATAGTCGGAGTCGTGAGGGGtccagtcagaggaggagaagaaacaaTAGTAGAGAGAGACGGAGTCGTAGCAGAAGCAGAGAAAGCCAGAGATCTTCACTAAGAAGAGGACAAGCTTCCTTCAGCGAGCGAAACAGGAGAAGTAGAAGTCGTGAAAGACGAAGGTCACGCAGCAGAGGCCGAGATGGACATCAGCGTTCTCTCACAGACTCGAGAAAGAGGTCTTTTAGAAGGTCAGAATCAGGCAGCCCAGAGGAGTCGTCCAGAAATGGATCAGTTAAGAGAAACAGCAAAAGCCCCAAGGGTTGTGATGCCTCTACGGATGCAGTTACTTCCTCATATCACCACAAGTGCtctaagaagaagaaaaagaagaagagcaagaagaaacaaaagaaaaagaaaagcaaatccCACAGTGGTAGCTCTTCTGCAGAATCTGGTAAAGAGTCAGAAGATGAGGATGAAGGAGCCCTAAAACAGCAAAACGCACAGAACACAGAAAAGTCTGGAGACAATTCAGAAATCACTGAGCCACTCGCAGCACAACAAGATAATACAGAGAATCATTCACGTACGTTGTGTCAGGTAGAAGATGAAAACCTGCAAAAAATTGATGTCACAAATACCAGCGTTGCTACTGAAACTAACACTTCGCTTAATGTGTGA
- the zrsr2 gene encoding U2 small nuclear ribonucleoprotein auxiliary factor 35 kDa subunit-related protein 2 isoform X2, with translation MLSTECCQGLAGTLSLTAETQSVEPVFETLEQQSGAALLSGKQRRALLKRDRRKRKRQALAKLRSSIDQPEVAQKDQHDDDDDDDDKVDDGDDKEADQDRERLHQEWVERERIAQEEFRLIKEKEDAAQRRREEEERIREEWEEQQKKEREEQEQKQQKKRDREEAVQKMLDQAESQLENGGAWKNPDAPVDFGTEKDRANCPFFLKTGACRFGDRCSRKHDHPVSSSTLMVRSMFVTFGMEQSKRDDYDTDASLEYSEEEIYQQFLDFYEDVLPEFRNAGKVVQFKVSCNFEPHLRGNVYVQYDTEDQCKEAFMMFNGRWYAGKQLQCEFSPVTKWKTAICGLFDRQKCPKGKHCNFLHVFRNPTNEFWEADRDLHLSPDRGGGLASWHSERRDRTLSQRSYSPGRFHRRWSERNSRSREGSSQRRRRNNSRERRSRSRSRESQRSSLRRGQASFSERNRRSRSRERRRSRSRGRDGHQRSLTDSRKRSFRRSESGSPEESSRNGSVKRNSKSPKGCDASTDAVTSSYHHKCSKKKKKKKSKKKQKKKKSKSHSGSSSAESGKESEDEDEGALKQQNAQNTEKSGDNSEITEPLAAQQDNTENHSRTLCQVEDENLQKIDVTNTSVATETNTSLNV, from the exons ATGTTATCAACGGAGTGTTGTCAGGGTTTGGCTGGAACTTTAAGTCTCACCGCTGAAACCCAGTCAGTAGAGCCTGTATTTGAGACACTGGAGCAGCAGTCTGGAGCTGCACTGCTGAG TGGAAAACAGAGACGAGCCTTGCTGAAGAGAGACCGAAGGAAACGAAAACGTCAAGCTCTTGCTAAACTCAGATCAT CTATTGATCAGCCAGAAGTTGCCCAAAAAGACcaacatgatgatgatgatgatgatgatgataaggttgatgatggagatgacaAGGAAGCTGATCAGGACAG AGAGCGTTTACACCAGGAATGGGTGGAGAGGGAACGAATTGCTCAGGAGGAATTCAGGCTGATAAAAGAGAAGGAGGATGCTGCTCAAAGGAgaagggaggaagaggag AGAATCCGGGAGGAATGGGAGGAACagcagaagaaagagagggaggagcaggagcagaagcagcagaagaagagagacagagag GAAGCTGTACAGAAAATGTTGGACCAAGCAGAAAGCCAG CTGGAAAATGGAGGTGCCTGGAAAAACCCTGATGCCCCAGTGGACTTTGGGACAGAAAAGGACAGGGCAAACTGTCCCTTCTTCCTTAAAACTGGAGCTTGCAGATTTGGAGACAG ATGCTCCCGAAAGCATGATCACCCAGTATCGAGCAGCACTTTGATGGTTCGGAGTATGTTTGTTACTTTTGGGATGGAGCAGAGCAAACGTGACGACTACGACACAGATGCTAGTCTAGAGTACAGCGAGGAGGAAATATACCAGCAATTTCTGGACTTTTATGAAGATGTGCTACCAGAGTTCAGGAATGCAGGGAAAGTTGTTCAGTTCAAG GTGAGCTGCAACTTTGAACCTCACTTGAGAGGCAATGTTTATGTACAGTATGACAC GGAGGATCAGTGCAAAGAGGCCTTTATGATGTTTAATGGGCGGTGGTATGCAGGAAAGCAACTACAGTGCGAGTTCTCTCCCGTAACCAAATGGAAAACCGCAATATGTG GGCTTTTTGACAGACAGAAGTGTCCAAAGGGAAAGCATTGCAACTTCCTTCATGTATTTCGAAACCCGACTAACGAATTTTGGGAGGCAGACCGCGACCTCCATTTGTCCCCTGACCGCGGGGGAGGTTTGGCTAGTTGGCATTCGGAGCGCAGAGACCGTACACTGTCCCAGCGCAGCTACAGCCCTGGGCGATTCCACCGCCGATGGAGTGAGCGAAATAGTCGGAGTCGTGAGGGGtccagtcagaggaggagaagaaacaaTAGTAGAGAGAGACGGAGTCGTAGCAGAAGCAGAGAAAGCCAGAGATCTTCACTAAGAAGAGGACAAGCTTCCTTCAGCGAGCGAAACAGGAGAAGTAGAAGTCGTGAAAGACGAAGGTCACGCAGCAGAGGCCGAGATGGACATCAGCGTTCTCTCACAGACTCGAGAAAGAGGTCTTTTAGAAGGTCAGAATCAGGCAGCCCAGAGGAGTCGTCCAGAAATGGATCAGTTAAGAGAAACAGCAAAAGCCCCAAGGGTTGTGATGCCTCTACGGATGCAGTTACTTCCTCATATCACCACAAGTGCtctaagaagaagaaaaagaagaagagcaagaagaaacaaaagaaaaagaaaagcaaatccCACAGTGGTAGCTCTTCTGCAGAATCTGGTAAAGAGTCAGAAGATGAGGATGAAGGAGCCCTAAAACAGCAAAACGCACAGAACACAGAAAAGTCTGGAGACAATTCAGAAATCACTGAGCCACTCGCAGCACAACAAGATAATACAGAGAATCATTCACGTACGTTGTGTCAGGTAGAAGATGAAAACCTGCAAAAAATTGATGTCACAAATACCAGCGTTGCTACTGAAACTAACACTTCGCTTAATGTGTGA
- the rbbp7 gene encoding histone-binding protein RBBP7 isoform X2 yields MADKEVYDDAVEERVINEEYKIWKKNTPFLYDLVMTHALEWPSLTVQWLPDVNRPEGKDYAVHRLVLGTHTSDEQNHLVIASVQIPNDDAQFDASHYDSEKGEFGGFGSVSGKIEIEIKINHEGEVNRARYMPQNPCIIATKTPTSDVLVFDYTKHPSKPDPSGECSPDLRLRGHQKEGYGLSWNPNLSGNLLSASDDHTICLWDISGSPKEGKIVDAKTIFTGHTAVVEDVSWHLLHESLFGSVADDQKLMIWDTRSNNTAKPSHSVDAHTAEVNCLSFNPYSEFILATGSADKTVALWDLRNLKLKLHSFESHKDEIFQVQWSPHNETILASSGTDRRLNVWDLSKIGEEQSAEDAEDGPPELLFIHGGHTAKISDFSWNPNEPWVICSVSEDNIMQVWQMAENIYNDEEPDTPASELESQAS; encoded by the exons ATGGCAGACAAAGAAG TGTACGATGATGCTGTAGAGGAGCGGGTAATAAATGAAGAATATAAAATATGGAAGAAAAACACTCCTTTTCTCTATGACTTGGTCATGACACACGCACTCGAATGGCCAAGTTTAACGGTGCAGTGGTTGCCCGATGTGAACAG GCCAGAAGGAAAGGACTATGCTGTTCACAGACTGGTGTTAGGGACACACACTTCTGATGAGCAGAACCACTTGGTGATTGCCAGTGTTCAGATCCCAAACGACGATGCTCAGTTTGACGCTTCACATTACGACAGCGAAAAAGGAG agtttggtgggtttggatctGTGAGTGGCAAGATTGAGATTGAGATTAAGATCAATCATGAAGGAGAGGTGAACCGGGCCAGGTACATGCCACAGAATCCCTGCATCATTGCCACAAAGACCCCTACGTCAGACGTGCTAGTCTTTGACTACACTAAACACCCCTCCAAACCAG ACCCCAGTGGAGAGTGCAGTCCAGACTTGAGACTGAGGGGACATCAGAAGGAGGGCTATGGTTTGTCCTGGAACCCCAACCTGAGTGGAAATCTGCTCAGTGCGTCAGATGATCAT ACAATCTGTCTATGGGACATCAGTGGATCTCCTAAGGAAGGAAAGATTGTAGACGCCAAGACTATCTTCACAGGCCACACTGCAGTGGTGGAGGATGTGTCTTGGCACCTTCTCCATGAATCACTTTTTGGTTCAGTTGCTGATGACCAGAAACTCATGAT TTGGGACACAAGATCCAATAATACAGCTAAGCCTAGTCACTCAGTGGATGCCCACACTGCTGAGGTGAACTGCTTGTCCTTCAACCCCTACAGCGAGTTCATCCTGGCCACTGGCTCTGCAGATAAG ACTGTGGCGCTTTGGGATCTACGTAACCTGAAGCTGAAGCTTCATTCTTTCGAGTCGCACAAAGATGAAATCTTTCAG GTTCAGTGGTCCCCTCATAATGAGACAATTCTGGCTTCCAGTGGTACAGACAGACGACTTAACGTGTGGGACTTGAG TAAAATTGGAGAGGAACAGTCTGCTGAGGATGCTGAAGATGGGCCTCCTGAATTGCTT TTCATTCATGGTGGGCACACAGCAAAAATCTCTGATTTCTCATGGAATCCGAATGAACCCTGGGTGATCTGCTCTGTGTCTGAGGACAACATTATGCAAGTTTGGCAGATG GCTGAGAACATCTATAACGATGAGGAACCAGACACCCCTGCCTCAGAGCTTGAGAGTCAAGCGTCATAA
- the rbbp7 gene encoding histone-binding protein RBBP7 isoform X1: protein MADKEVYDDAVEERVINEEYKIWKKNTPFLYDLVMTHALEWPSLTVQWLPDVNRPEGKDYAVHRLVLGTHTSDEQNHLVIASVQIPNDDAQFDASHYDSEKGEFGGFGSVSGKIEIEIKINHEGEVNRARYMPQNPCIIATKTPTSDVLVFDYTKHPSKPDPSGECSPDLRLRGHQKEGYGLSWNPNLSGNLLSASDDHTICLWDISGSPKEGKIVDAKTIFTGHTAVVEDVSWHLLHESLFGSVADDQKLMIWDTRSNNTAKPSHSVDAHTAEVNCLSFNPYSEFILATGSADKTVALWDLRNLKLKLHSFESHKDEIFQVTLTVQWSPHNETILASSGTDRRLNVWDLSKIGEEQSAEDAEDGPPELLFIHGGHTAKISDFSWNPNEPWVICSVSEDNIMQVWQMAENIYNDEEPDTPASELESQAS from the exons ATGGCAGACAAAGAAG TGTACGATGATGCTGTAGAGGAGCGGGTAATAAATGAAGAATATAAAATATGGAAGAAAAACACTCCTTTTCTCTATGACTTGGTCATGACACACGCACTCGAATGGCCAAGTTTAACGGTGCAGTGGTTGCCCGATGTGAACAG GCCAGAAGGAAAGGACTATGCTGTTCACAGACTGGTGTTAGGGACACACACTTCTGATGAGCAGAACCACTTGGTGATTGCCAGTGTTCAGATCCCAAACGACGATGCTCAGTTTGACGCTTCACATTACGACAGCGAAAAAGGAG agtttggtgggtttggatctGTGAGTGGCAAGATTGAGATTGAGATTAAGATCAATCATGAAGGAGAGGTGAACCGGGCCAGGTACATGCCACAGAATCCCTGCATCATTGCCACAAAGACCCCTACGTCAGACGTGCTAGTCTTTGACTACACTAAACACCCCTCCAAACCAG ACCCCAGTGGAGAGTGCAGTCCAGACTTGAGACTGAGGGGACATCAGAAGGAGGGCTATGGTTTGTCCTGGAACCCCAACCTGAGTGGAAATCTGCTCAGTGCGTCAGATGATCAT ACAATCTGTCTATGGGACATCAGTGGATCTCCTAAGGAAGGAAAGATTGTAGACGCCAAGACTATCTTCACAGGCCACACTGCAGTGGTGGAGGATGTGTCTTGGCACCTTCTCCATGAATCACTTTTTGGTTCAGTTGCTGATGACCAGAAACTCATGAT TTGGGACACAAGATCCAATAATACAGCTAAGCCTAGTCACTCAGTGGATGCCCACACTGCTGAGGTGAACTGCTTGTCCTTCAACCCCTACAGCGAGTTCATCCTGGCCACTGGCTCTGCAGATAAG ACTGTGGCGCTTTGGGATCTACGTAACCTGAAGCTGAAGCTTCATTCTTTCGAGTCGCACAAAGATGAAATCTTTCAGGTAACACTTACA GTTCAGTGGTCCCCTCATAATGAGACAATTCTGGCTTCCAGTGGTACAGACAGACGACTTAACGTGTGGGACTTGAG TAAAATTGGAGAGGAACAGTCTGCTGAGGATGCTGAAGATGGGCCTCCTGAATTGCTT TTCATTCATGGTGGGCACACAGCAAAAATCTCTGATTTCTCATGGAATCCGAATGAACCCTGGGTGATCTGCTCTGTGTCTGAGGACAACATTATGCAAGTTTGGCAGATG GCTGAGAACATCTATAACGATGAGGAACCAGACACCCCTGCCTCAGAGCTTGAGAGTCAAGCGTCATAA